In the genome of Marispirochaeta sp., one region contains:
- a CDS encoding (2Fe-2S) ferredoxin domain-containing protein produces MKTKPVIEICMGSSCFSRGNSVTLEKVENYLQKLGLAEEVELKGRLCTGTCSSGPCVSINDTSYTHVHPDAVEDLLRYHLETRHSEAL; encoded by the coding sequence ATGAAGACGAAACCTGTTATAGAAATCTGCATGGGCAGCTCCTGCTTCTCCAGGGGCAATTCCGTAACCCTGGAAAAAGTGGAGAACTATCTGCAAAAACTTGGGTTGGCAGAGGAAGTGGAACTAAAAGGACGCCTCTGTACAGGAACCTGCTCCTCCGGCCCCTGTGTGAGTATTAACGACACAAGTTACACCCATGTCCACCCGGATGCTGTAGAAGACCTTCTACGTTATCATCTTGAGACCCGGCATTCGGAGGCACTATGA